The Desertifilum tharense IPPAS B-1220 DNA window AGCCTCAGTCAGTTGAGCGCGTCGGCCGCCGCGATCGAATAACGGCACGTCGAGTTGTCTTTCCAAGTTCTGCACCTGTAGACTAACCGCAGGCTGAGAAACATATAAACTATCTGCGGCTCGTTTAAAGCTTCCTTCAGCGGCGATCGCTTTGAGAATCCGTAACTGATCCAAAGTAAAAGGAACTTCAGACATATTTGCTAAACCTAAAGGAGGATAGGGAATGGGGAATAGGAAATGGGAGTTGAGAAGATGTGCATGACCCGAATTTAGGACTGGGAATGAGGATTGTCTCCCAGAAGGAAGCGAAAAACCTGGCGGCGACTCGCTTGCTCGGTGCAATTCCCAATTCTCAGATCTCAATTGCCAATTTCCCTCACAATAACGTTGTGACATGAAACGGGATCAAAATAAATAGACCTAACTTTTTAAGGCATCTATGAAACGGGAGGTTGTTGAGGACTTTCTGAATTTACCAGGTATTGCGGGGGTCGCCCTAATGGATGGGCGATCGCGACCCTACTTTTGTGGGGTGGACAATACGCTGAACTTTCAGCAAAAAGAAGCCCTCGCCCAAGGGATTCGTCAAGTGGTAGAGACCACGCCAGAGGGGTTTGAATCATTTGAGTTTCAATTTACGGCACATCGAGTTTATATTTACAAGCTAGCCCAGGGCATGATTTTGCTGGTTCTCACCAGCGAGGACTTGGTTGACTTGCACTATCTGGGCGCGGTAGAAAAGCTCAAAATGGCTTTGCAAGAGAACTTGACCACTGCGATCGCGACGTTTCGCTTGCTGGCCGGGAGCATTACTCTTTCCAGTCAAAGTTACTGGAAATCCGCTCCCCAACCCCCGGTTCCTCAACCGGCTTCTCCTTCTTCAGTCGATAGCGGACGAACCACAGGTTCCCGCAATGGCTTTAAAACCGCGCCCCCTTCCCCTAATTCTTCGGTTCCTCCTAGCTTGCATCCGCTCTCATCGGAGCCAGAACCCCAGCAACAAGGTTCTCAAGTTACGCTAAAAGAAATCCTCCTAGCGCTGAACCACTTATCTGAGTTCACCACTCATTACCTCGGAACTGCCGTGATCGCCAACTATTGGAAGTCCAGTCGTCCAGAAGTGCAATGGCTCAACGAGTTCCACATTACTCGCGGTGCAGAAATTACTTTTGGTGAAACAACCGGATCGGAGGCGTCGCTTCACGAAGCGGTCGATCTCCAGCAAATTCAGTGGATACAGGCGTGGGTTTCTGCTTTTATTACTCGGTGTACGCGGGTGATCCGCGACTTTCCGCTGCTTGTGGAGCAAACAGCCCTCAGCGAGCAGCAGAAAAAGTTACTCCTTCCCTAATCTTTACTTTCACTAGGCAATTCGATGGTTAAAATTGTCAAGCTTGAGCCAATTGCTCAGGAAACTGAAATCGCAACGAATAATAATTTGCTGTCGATCTTAATTGAAAAAGACCTTGATGTCCTTAAAGAATGTGGCGGGCGGGGAATGTGCGCCACTTGCCACGTCTATATTAAGCAGGGGATGAATTTTCTCTCGCCGATGACGCGCCGCGAACAGCGCACGCTGGAAATTATTACCTCCTGCAAGCCGACTTCTCGCTTGGCGTGTCAGTCGCGCGTTTTAGACGATGGGGTGGTGGTGGAACTGCCCCCTGGGATGTACGTTAAATCCTTACAAGATATTGAGGCGTTAATTGGACGACGCGCCGAGCAAGATTTACTCCACCCCGTTACCGGCCAAGTGCTGGTTGAGAATGGTAAGTTAATTACCCGTTCTACGCTCAAGCAACTGGAAACGACGAAATTCCAAATCGGAGAGTTT harbors:
- a CDS encoding 2Fe-2S iron-sulfur cluster-binding protein is translated as MVKIVKLEPIAQETEIATNNNLLSILIEKDLDVLKECGGRGMCATCHVYIKQGMNFLSPMTRREQRTLEIITSCKPTSRLACQSRVLDDGVVVELPPGMYVKSLQDIEALIGRRAEQDLLHPVTGQVLVENGKLITRSTLKQLETTKFQIGEFLTYTTDA